A portion of the Marinobacter alexandrii genome contains these proteins:
- a CDS encoding PDZ domain-containing protein, which produces MKKILIITLLLCFFGSELSAQISARMLREPDVSQNSITFVYAGDIWLVPKEGGTANKLSSPAGEEKSPKFSPDGSQIAFTANYDGNWDVYVIPTKGGVPKRLTTHGGYDQVLDWHPDGTKILFASSRESGRQRFSQFFEVNINGGLPQKLAMPYGSLGSYSPEGTKVAFNFKSRVNRTWKRYKGGWAPDIWTYDLATNTSTNITNNASSDEFPMWGDGKIFYSSDSGPNSRYNLWAYDLASGTNSQITNYENFDIHYPSLGPSDIVYENEGKLYLMELSSQETREVSVNVITDQLSLAEKMVNARNSMNWYDVSPDGKRLIISARGDVFSVPAENGVTRNLTSSDDAHDRTPSWSPDGKKIAFWSDKTGEYQLMIHNVESGTKEKLTEYTDGFRYQLFWSPDSKKLAFVNQAMEFNYFDLTSKQTTKMDEGLFMFHGALNNFSFSWSSDSKWVAYSKDNKNYNNTIHLYDTKAKQGYQVTSEFYNDFAPTFAPDNKYLFFLTNRNISPVYSDLDNTFIYPNSTMLAAVPLTRDTDHLLKPKNDEVEIKKEEKTEAEDDKKKDKKKGDNKESDPPVKIDIDGFESRIILLAVDAGNYGSLEAVSGKVVFMQFPNSGSADRSSAIKFYDIEDRKVKTIMDNANGFEIAANGEKIVVSSGGKVGVVSIDEGQKIDKAVDLSNVKMTVDPMNEWKQIFREAWRLERDYFYDKDMHGLDWNAVGAQYEKLIEQSVTRWDVNYVLGELIGELNASHTYRGGGDQERASNVNVGYLGIDWKKNNGYYQVGRIIRGASWDAEVRSPLDEAGVEVQEGDYILAVNGMLVDGAKDPYAAFQDLAGETVELTVNGTTSMSNAKKVLVKTMRSEARLRHLEWIETNRKKVEDATNGRAGYIYVRSTGIDGQNELIRQFAGQMHKDALIIDERFNSGGQIPDRFIELLNRKPLAYWAVRDGETWSWPPNGNFGPKAMLINGWSGSGGDAFPDYFRKAGLGPLIGSRTWGGLIGISGAPALIDGGTVTVPTFRMYDPDGEWFKEGHGVDPDIEVKENPGQLAQGNDAQLQRAIDYINEQLKNYQGKPASPAKEDR; this is translated from the coding sequence ATGAAGAAAATCCTAATTATCACACTATTGCTATGTTTTTTTGGTAGTGAGCTTAGTGCTCAAATCAGCGCCAGAATGCTTCGTGAGCCAGATGTATCTCAAAATAGCATAACTTTTGTTTATGCAGGGGATATATGGCTGGTACCTAAAGAAGGAGGTACTGCAAATAAACTTAGCTCCCCTGCAGGGGAGGAAAAATCTCCTAAATTTTCTCCAGACGGAAGTCAAATAGCTTTTACGGCTAATTACGATGGAAACTGGGATGTTTACGTGATCCCTACTAAGGGAGGCGTACCGAAAAGATTAACCACCCATGGTGGATACGACCAGGTATTGGATTGGCACCCTGATGGGACAAAAATCTTGTTTGCCTCATCACGAGAAAGTGGTCGCCAGCGGTTTTCCCAATTTTTTGAAGTTAATATCAATGGCGGACTGCCTCAAAAGCTAGCTATGCCGTATGGTAGCTTGGGTTCGTATTCTCCAGAGGGCACTAAGGTTGCATTCAATTTTAAATCAAGGGTAAACAGAACCTGGAAACGATATAAAGGAGGATGGGCACCAGATATTTGGACCTATGATTTAGCAACGAATACGTCTACTAACATTACCAATAATGCCTCCAGTGACGAATTCCCGATGTGGGGAGATGGAAAAATATTTTATTCTTCAGATAGCGGCCCAAACAGCAGATACAATCTGTGGGCATACGACTTGGCTTCTGGCACAAATTCTCAGATTACTAATTATGAGAATTTTGATATTCACTATCCGTCTTTAGGCCCTAGTGATATTGTGTATGAAAATGAAGGGAAGCTTTACCTGATGGAGTTATCCAGTCAGGAAACACGTGAAGTCAGTGTTAATGTAATCACTGACCAACTTTCATTAGCAGAAAAGATGGTAAATGCGAGGAATAGCATGAACTGGTATGATGTATCTCCAGATGGAAAACGCCTAATCATATCTGCCAGAGGAGATGTGTTTTCAGTTCCTGCTGAAAACGGAGTTACTCGTAACCTTACCAGCAGTGATGATGCGCATGACCGAACTCCAAGTTGGTCTCCTGATGGAAAAAAGATTGCCTTTTGGAGTGATAAGACAGGGGAATATCAGCTCATGATCCACAATGTCGAGTCTGGAACTAAAGAGAAGCTAACTGAATATACAGATGGCTTTAGGTACCAACTTTTTTGGTCACCGGATAGTAAGAAGCTAGCGTTTGTGAATCAGGCAATGGAATTCAATTACTTCGATTTGACATCAAAGCAGACCACTAAAATGGATGAGGGGCTGTTCATGTTTCATGGTGCATTGAATAATTTTTCTTTTTCTTGGTCATCCGATAGTAAGTGGGTAGCATACTCCAAAGACAATAAGAACTATAACAATACGATTCATTTATATGACACGAAAGCCAAGCAAGGTTATCAGGTTACGAGTGAGTTTTATAATGATTTTGCGCCCACATTCGCCCCGGATAATAAATACCTATTCTTCTTGACCAATAGAAATATAAGTCCAGTCTATTCTGATTTGGACAATACCTTCATTTACCCAAATAGCACTATGCTAGCAGCGGTACCTCTGACTAGGGATACAGACCATTTGCTAAAACCTAAAAATGATGAAGTAGAGATCAAAAAGGAAGAAAAAACAGAGGCAGAGGATGATAAGAAAAAAGACAAGAAGAAAGGGGATAATAAAGAGTCTGATCCACCTGTGAAGATAGATATTGATGGTTTTGAAAGTAGAATTATACTTCTTGCTGTAGATGCAGGCAATTATGGGTCGCTAGAAGCAGTCTCAGGAAAAGTGGTGTTTATGCAGTTCCCTAATTCTGGCTCCGCAGATAGGAGTTCAGCAATAAAATTCTACGACATAGAAGACCGAAAGGTGAAGACTATAATGGATAATGCCAATGGATTTGAAATAGCAGCCAATGGCGAAAAAATAGTCGTTTCCAGTGGAGGTAAAGTTGGAGTGGTATCCATTGATGAAGGACAAAAAATTGATAAAGCAGTAGACTTGTCAAATGTCAAAATGACCGTTGACCCTATGAATGAATGGAAACAAATATTCCGTGAAGCATGGAGGCTTGAGCGCGATTACTTCTATGATAAAGATATGCACGGACTCGACTGGAATGCAGTGGGAGCTCAGTATGAAAAGCTCATAGAGCAATCCGTAACCAGGTGGGATGTAAACTATGTTTTGGGCGAATTGATTGGCGAGTTGAATGCTTCTCACACCTATCGTGGTGGAGGAGATCAGGAAAGAGCCAGCAATGTAAATGTTGGTTACTTAGGAATTGATTGGAAGAAAAACAACGGCTACTATCAAGTAGGAAGAATCATACGTGGCGCATCCTGGGATGCAGAAGTAAGATCTCCATTGGATGAAGCTGGAGTGGAGGTGCAAGAGGGAGATTACATTCTAGCCGTCAATGGAATGCTTGTGGATGGTGCAAAAGACCCTTATGCAGCTTTTCAAGACTTAGCTGGTGAAACAGTTGAGTTGACAGTGAATGGAACAACTTCAATGTCCAATGCAAAGAAAGTGTTAGTTAAAACCATGAGAAGTGAAGCACGCTTGCGACACTTGGAGTGGATTGAAACCAATCGCAAAAAAGTAGAAGATGCAACAAATGGTAGAGCGGGATACATCTATGTGAGAAGTACTGGGATCGATGGTCAGAATGAATTGATTCGACAATTTGCTGGTCAGATGCATAAAGATGCTTTAATTATTGATGAGCGATTTAATAGTGGCGGGCAGATTCCAGATCGATTCATTGAACTGCTCAATAGAAAACCATTAGCCTATTGGGCTGTGAGGGATGGAGAAACTTGGTCATGGCCGCCAAACGGAAATTTTGGTCCAAAAGCGATGCTGATTAATGGCTGGAGTGGATCCGGAGGAGATGCATTTCCAGATTATTTCAGAAAGGCAGGTTTGGGCCCACTTATTGGGTCACGTACGTGGGGTGGATTAATTGGAATATCAGGAGCGCCAGCATTGATAGATGGTGGAACTGTGACAGTACCTACATTTAGAATGTATGATCCAGATGGAGAATGGTTCAAAGAAGGACATGGAGTAGATCCTGACATTGAAGTAAAAGAAAATCCGGGGCAACTGGCACAAGGGAATGATGCACAACTGCAACGGGCAATCGATTATATCAATGAACAGTTAAAAAACTATCAAGGGAAACCTGCTTCTCCTGCCAAAGAGGACAGATAA
- a CDS encoding DUF6265 family protein, translating to MKKLLLLFFVIINLSAIGQESAPYAWLAGSWTGNGFGGTSEEMWSPPSTDGTMMGVFRHHNEDGSLNFYEFMVLDSTGLKLKHFNPDMMAWETKEDFVHFKAIEFTKNKIALKGLVFERKSDTSMEIRLDLKDGDKQWTEVFQMTKK from the coding sequence ATGAAAAAGCTTCTTCTTCTCTTCTTTGTTATAATAAACCTATCAGCTATTGGTCAGGAGTCTGCACCTTATGCTTGGCTTGCCGGAAGCTGGACCGGCAATGGTTTCGGGGGCACTTCTGAAGAAATGTGGTCCCCACCTTCTACAGATGGTACTATGATGGGTGTTTTCCGTCATCATAACGAAGATGGAAGTCTCAATTTTTACGAATTTATGGTCTTAGACTCAACCGGACTCAAGTTGAAACACTTCAATCCGGATATGATGGCATGGGAAACCAAAGAAGACTTTGTTCATTTTAAAGCCATTGAATTCACAAAAAATAAAATCGCTTTGAAAGGACTTGTTTTTGAGCGAAAATCAGATACGTCTATGGAAATTCGATTAGACCTCAAAGACGGGGATAAGCAATGGACAGAGGTATTTCAAATGACAAAAAAATAA
- a CDS encoding BLUF domain-containing protein: MLFYTIYTSTPRDQVTLETLKEIKIVSQKNNPEKDITGILLGMENKYLQYLEGPEDNVNELFSKIWKDSRHQHVTQWIKGYSEERVFGDWSMGSWMLTNDELKNMPSLSDLKKFLEDPLKNELKSTKFIAMMNSLLKTWIAHEPERLKKMRGGLSN, from the coding sequence ATGCTTTTTTATACCATTTATACCAGCACTCCTCGAGATCAAGTGACGCTTGAAACGCTAAAGGAGATTAAGATAGTCTCTCAAAAAAACAATCCGGAGAAAGACATTACAGGTATTCTATTGGGTATGGAAAACAAATACCTACAATACCTCGAAGGTCCAGAGGACAATGTAAATGAGCTTTTCAGCAAGATATGGAAAGATTCTCGTCATCAGCATGTTACCCAATGGATTAAAGGATATTCTGAAGAACGTGTGTTTGGAGATTGGTCCATGGGCTCATGGATGCTAACGAATGATGAACTTAAAAACATGCCCTCCCTTTCTGATCTCAAAAAATTTCTGGAAGACCCACTAAAGAATGAATTGAAATCCACAAAATTCATTGCCATGATGAATAGTCTTTTGAAAACATGGATTGCACATGAGCCAGAAAGGTTGAAGAAAATGAGGGGCGGATTGTCCAATTAG
- a CDS encoding CoA-binding protein — MNTNLNEEERQKYQNPGVIRQLLHFSKNIAIVGLSDKPERASNFVGSYLKSEGYNIIPVNPMKQEILGEKCYPDLKSVPEKIDIVDIFRKPQDCYGIVEEAIEVGAKAVWMQLTIANRDAGELAIKNGLQVIMDRCIKMEHGRYNGNLHWVGMNTEIITAKKAARFF; from the coding sequence ATGAACACCAACCTCAATGAGGAAGAGCGTCAGAAATATCAAAACCCTGGAGTAATTCGTCAATTGCTTCATTTTTCAAAGAATATTGCGATAGTAGGGCTATCAGATAAACCTGAGAGAGCAAGTAATTTTGTAGGGTCATATCTCAAGTCGGAAGGATATAATATCATTCCGGTCAATCCTATGAAGCAAGAAATTCTAGGAGAGAAGTGTTATCCTGATTTGAAAAGTGTTCCAGAGAAAATTGATATCGTTGATATTTTTAGAAAGCCACAAGACTGTTATGGGATAGTCGAAGAGGCTATCGAAGTAGGCGCGAAAGCAGTTTGGATGCAACTGACTATCGCCAACAGAGATGCTGGAGAATTGGCAATTAAGAATGGACTGCAAGTGATTATGGATCGTTGCATCAAGATGGAACATGGCCGATACAATGGTAATCTTCATTGGGTAGGGATGAATACAGAGATCATTACAGCCAAAAAAGCAGCGAGATTCTTTTAG
- a CDS encoding O-acetylhomoserine aminocarboxypropyltransferase/cysteine synthase family protein has protein sequence MSQKKFGFETRMLHAGHIPDPHTGSRAVPIYSTAGFVFDSPDKAAALFELKQYGNIYSRLMNPTVAVFEERMASLEGGTGAIGVASGMAAQFVTLMTLLQPGDEVVASSHLYGGTYTQFEHTLKKLSVKVHFVDPSDLTLWEEKITSKTKALYGETIGNPQGTILDFEGISKLAKANGIPFIVDNTLASPYLCRPLEHGADIVVHSATKFINGHGTGIAGVIVDSGAFDYSNYPTIAEPSVPYHGLKFYETFGHYGFLMKARVETLRDVGASMSPHEAFQLVSGLETLSVRMDRHVKNAIEVAKFLEEHPQVEWVNFSGLESHHHYDLAKKYLPKGPGSVFSFGIKSAKGSNERETGKRLLEEVELFSHVANLGDAKSMILHPASTTHQQLTETELNQAGISPGLIRLSVGLETTEDLIWDLEQAFHAISQ, from the coding sequence ATGAGTCAGAAGAAATTTGGTTTTGAAACCAGAATGTTACACGCGGGACACATTCCTGATCCTCATACCGGTTCTCGAGCTGTACCGATATACTCTACTGCGGGGTTCGTTTTTGATAGCCCTGACAAAGCTGCAGCACTTTTTGAGTTGAAGCAGTACGGTAACATTTATTCGCGATTAATGAATCCGACCGTTGCAGTATTTGAGGAAAGAATGGCTAGCCTGGAAGGGGGAACAGGAGCGATAGGAGTGGCAAGTGGCATGGCGGCACAGTTTGTTACGCTTATGACGCTACTTCAACCTGGCGATGAGGTGGTTGCATCCTCACATTTATATGGAGGTACTTATACCCAATTTGAGCATACATTAAAAAAACTCTCTGTTAAGGTTCACTTTGTTGACCCTTCCGATCTTACCCTGTGGGAAGAAAAAATAACTAGCAAAACCAAGGCTTTGTATGGTGAAACAATCGGAAACCCTCAAGGGACAATTCTCGATTTTGAAGGGATAAGCAAACTGGCGAAAGCAAATGGAATTCCATTCATCGTTGACAATACGCTGGCTTCACCTTACCTCTGCAGACCACTTGAACATGGAGCAGATATCGTTGTACACTCCGCAACTAAATTCATCAACGGGCACGGCACGGGAATAGCCGGGGTTATCGTAGATTCAGGAGCATTCGATTACAGTAATTACCCAACGATTGCAGAGCCATCAGTACCGTACCATGGGCTCAAGTTTTATGAGACTTTTGGGCACTATGGTTTTTTGATGAAAGCGAGAGTTGAAACACTGAGAGATGTTGGGGCTTCCATGTCACCTCATGAGGCATTCCAGTTGGTCAGCGGTTTGGAAACATTATCCGTGCGCATGGATCGTCATGTGAAAAATGCAATTGAAGTAGCAAAATTTCTTGAAGAACATCCGCAAGTCGAATGGGTCAATTTTTCTGGCTTGGAGAGTCATCATCATTATGATTTGGCTAAAAAGTATCTACCCAAAGGACCTGGATCTGTTTTCTCATTTGGAATCAAATCAGCGAAAGGTTCCAATGAAAGAGAAACAGGGAAAAGATTATTGGAAGAAGTAGAGCTCTTCAGCCATGTAGCAAACTTGGGAGATGCAAAAAGTATGATTTTACATCCTGCATCCACCACACACCAGCAACTCACGGAGACAGAGTTAAATCAGGCAGGTATCTCACCTGGACTTATCAGATTATCAGTAGGATTAGAAACAACAGAAGATTTAATATGGGACTTGGAACAAGCCTTTCATGCGATATCTCAATGA
- a CDS encoding MFS transporter → MKKQAWILPIIVLSQFLCTTLWFAGNAVMPDLMKSCGLEDADIGYIISSVQFGFIVGTLSYSFWTISDRYNPSLVFFISALLGSVFNMLIVIDGISFSMLLGFRFFTGFFLAGIYPVGMKIASDYFARGLGKALSLLVGALVLGTAFPHLINEFLSSFSWKSVFYATSFLTLVGGSLIFLFVKPGPYRRPGKKGDFRSIFKAFKNSNFKAATLSYFGHMWELYTFWAFVPMMLLSYATAQQIEFNVSIWAFLIIAIGSLACIIGGLLSIRFGEKRVIVIALISSGLCCLLFPFMFHAPIYLFLGFLIFWGCTVIVDSPLLSALVAYHVNPEIRGTALTITNSIGFTITILSIQLVSILLKYVPFEYVWIILALGPALGLYALSREDKAADKK, encoded by the coding sequence GTACGACTCTTTGGTTTGCAGGAAATGCTGTGATGCCCGACCTAATGAAGTCGTGTGGGCTGGAAGACGCTGACATTGGTTACATCATTTCTTCCGTGCAGTTTGGATTTATTGTTGGTACACTGTCTTATTCATTTTGGACAATTTCAGATCGCTATAATCCTTCGTTGGTGTTTTTTATAAGTGCTCTTCTCGGGTCTGTATTTAATATGTTGATCGTTATTGATGGGATCAGCTTTTCGATGCTTTTGGGATTTCGGTTCTTTACCGGATTTTTTCTGGCGGGGATTTACCCTGTTGGTATGAAGATCGCTTCGGATTATTTTGCCAGAGGGCTTGGCAAAGCTTTAAGCCTGTTAGTAGGAGCGTTAGTTTTAGGGACAGCTTTTCCTCATCTGATTAATGAATTCCTTTCTTCTTTCTCTTGGAAATCAGTATTCTATGCTACTTCTTTTCTTACTCTTGTTGGAGGTAGTCTAATTTTCCTCTTTGTAAAACCTGGACCCTACAGAAGACCAGGAAAGAAAGGAGATTTCAGGAGCATTTTTAAGGCCTTTAAGAATTCAAATTTCAAAGCAGCTACTCTTAGCTATTTTGGTCACATGTGGGAGCTGTACACGTTTTGGGCTTTTGTCCCAATGATGCTTCTATCATATGCTACAGCTCAACAAATAGAGTTTAATGTTTCAATTTGGGCTTTTTTAATTATAGCTATTGGAAGCCTGGCATGTATTATTGGAGGGCTTTTGAGTATCAGATTTGGTGAGAAAAGAGTGATCGTTATTGCGCTGATATCTTCTGGTCTTTGTTGCTTGCTTTTTCCATTCATGTTTCATGCTCCTATTTACCTATTCCTCGGCTTTTTGATCTTTTGGGGATGTACTGTGATAGTAGATTCTCCTTTGCTCTCCGCGTTAGTCGCTTATCATGTTAATCCAGAAATACGAGGAACAGCACTGACAATTACCAATAGTATAGGATTTACCATTACGATTTTAAGTATCCAGCTGGTTAGTATTCTATTGAAGTATGTTCCTTTTGAGTATGTGTGGATAATTTTGGCACTGGGGCCTGCTTTGGGATTATACGCCCTTAGCAGAGAAGATAAAGCCGCAGATAAAAAATAG